From Hymenobacter sediminicola:
TGGCGCCAAAATCAGCGGCATTAAGGGCTCCAACTTCCGCGAAACCGGCATCGACGACGGCTTTATCATCACCCGCATCGACAAGAACAAAGTGACTAAGCCACAGGACGTGCAGCAGTTTCTGGAAGCAGCCAAAGAAACCCAGGGCGCGCTGGTAGAAGGCGTGTACCCCGACGGCCGCAAAGCCTACTACCCAATCGGACAGGCTGAGTAAATAATTGCCTCAATCATGAAAAAGCCCCCGCCTTTCTGGTGGGGGCTTTTTTGTTGAGTATGAGGGAGTAGGCTAGCGGATTTCAGATTTTACAGCGAAAGCAGACAAGCCGGAATTATAGTGGCAACGTTGCCGGCAACGTTGTCGGCAACGATTGCACAAATAAAGGCAGCCAGCGAAGGATAAGCCGGCCGGCACAGGCAGTAATATCGTGGTAGTTCGATGGTGGCAGGGTTGCCGGTGGGCCAATGAGCCACGCCGCCGCCTGTGCCGTCGCCGAGCCAATTCCCACTTCTACCGTTCTGTTTCATGTCGAGATTTTACGCCGCTCACCTCTGGCAAAGAGGTGGTCTGGCACTATTGGCCGTTCTCACGGCGGCCAGTGCCCAGGCCCAGGTGCCCTCCTTTCCCAGCGCCGAGGGCGCGGGCAAATTCACGTCCGGCGGCCGGGGCACGGTGGCGGTGCCTACCACGGTATTTGAGGTAACTAATCTCAACGACGACAACCTGCCCGGAAGCCTGCGTTACGCGCTTACTACCGCTGCCACGCATCGCACCATTGTATTTCGGGTTTCGGGCACCATTCATCTGCTGTCAGAATTGCGCGTAACTCGCGCCAATACCACCATTGCGGGCCAGACGGCCCCCGGCGACGGTATCTGCCTAGCCGACTATCCCTTCACCATCAGCGCCGACAACGTCATCATTCGGTTTGTGCGCTTCCGGATGGGCGACAAAAACCAAAACCAGGGCATGGTGAATGGCAGCGGTAGCGGTGATGCTTTCGGCGGCCTGAGCCGTAAAAACATTATGGTGGACCATTGCACCATGAGCTGGTCGTCGGATGAGGCCTGCACGCTCTACCGCGGCGACAGCACGACGCTGCAGTGGAACCTCATTAGTGAGCCCCTGGACTACTCTTACCACTTCGAAACCGGCGACACCGACTTTGAACGGCACGCTTATGGCGGCATCTGGGGCGGGCGCACGGCCTCGTTCCACCACAACCTGCTGGCCCATATGCGCGGCCGTATGCCGCGCTTTGATGGCAGCCGCAACCTGACGCCCAACACCGCCGGCCAGGAAAACGCCGATTTCCGCAACAACGTCATCTATAACTGGGCCAGCTACAACGTGAACGGTGGCGAAGGTGGCAACTACAACATCGTCAACAACTACTACAAGTCGGGGCCGTCTACGCCTACCAGTTCCTCGAGCGGCGTGCCGATTCGGAGCGAGGTGCTGAACCCGTACAAGCAGACTTCTTCGCCGGTACTGCCCTACGGCAAGTTCTATCTGACCGGCAACTACGTGGATGGCTACCCGGCCGTGACGGCCCGCAACTGGCTGGGCGTGGTGATGAGCGGCGGTACCCGCGCCGATACGGCCCAAGCCAAGGTAACGACGCCTTTCCCGCTGCCCGCCGTGCCTACGCACACGGCCCTTGATGCCTACACAGCCGTGCTGCAGAAGGCTGGCTGCGTGCTGCCCACCCGCGACGCACTGGACCAGCGCATTGTGCAGGATGTTATCAACCGCACGGGCAGCCTGATTGATGTGCAAGGTGGCTTCCCGCACGGCACGCCCTACGCGCAGACTACCGGCTCTTGGCCCGTACTCAACTCGTTGCCGGCCCCTACGGACACCGACCACGATGGCATGCCCGATGCTTGGGAGCTGGCCAACGGCCTCAACCCCAACAACGCCGCTGACCGCAACAACCGGGGCGCTTCGGGCTACACAGCCCTTGAAAACTACCTGAACGGCCTGACGGCAACCGTGCTGTCGGCTCCGGCCACAGTAGCGGCTACCGCGCTGCAGCTGTACCCGAACCCGGCGCAGGAGCAGCTTATGCTGGCTCATCCGCAGGCCGCCCGTGGCGCGCAGGTGCAGGTATATAGCCTGGTGGGGCAACTGTTGACGACCGTGCCCGTCGAGCCCGGCTCGCTGGAAACGCAGGTATCCACGGCGGCTCTGGCGCCTGGTAGCTACCTGCTCCATTACACCGACGGTGCCGTGCGCCTTTCGGCCCGTTTTGGCCGGCAGTAGCACCGCCTTATAGTACAGGAGCCGGCCTATCAGGTCGGCTCTTGGGCTTTTAAGCCCTGATTTCGCTGCTCTTTCTTACCCAAAATTCCCACTATATGTCCAACACTTTTACGCTTAGAGGCTGGCTCATGACCTGTTGTGTCGTGCTGCTCAGCGTGCTCGGGAACCGGGCTTTTGCCTACGATGTGGTAGTCGCCAAAGACGGGACCGGCAACTTCACTACTGTGCAGGCCGCCATCAATGCCGCGCCTACGGGCCGCACTACAGCCTACACCATCTTCATCAAAAACGGCCGCTACAAAGAGAAAATAGCGGTGCCCAGCAA
This genomic window contains:
- a CDS encoding T9SS type A sorting domain-containing protein → MSRFYAAHLWQRGGLALLAVLTAASAQAQVPSFPSAEGAGKFTSGGRGTVAVPTTVFEVTNLNDDNLPGSLRYALTTAATHRTIVFRVSGTIHLLSELRVTRANTTIAGQTAPGDGICLADYPFTISADNVIIRFVRFRMGDKNQNQGMVNGSGSGDAFGGLSRKNIMVDHCTMSWSSDEACTLYRGDSTTLQWNLISEPLDYSYHFETGDTDFERHAYGGIWGGRTASFHHNLLAHMRGRMPRFDGSRNLTPNTAGQENADFRNNVIYNWASYNVNGGEGGNYNIVNNYYKSGPSTPTSSSSGVPIRSEVLNPYKQTSSPVLPYGKFYLTGNYVDGYPAVTARNWLGVVMSGGTRADTAQAKVTTPFPLPAVPTHTALDAYTAVLQKAGCVLPTRDALDQRIVQDVINRTGSLIDVQGGFPHGTPYAQTTGSWPVLNSLPAPTDTDHDGMPDAWELANGLNPNNAADRNNRGASGYTALENYLNGLTATVLSAPATVAATALQLYPNPAQEQLMLAHPQAARGAQVQVYSLVGQLLTTVPVEPGSLETQVSTAALAPGSYLLHYTDGAVRLSARFGRQ